From a single Photobacterium gaetbulicola Gung47 genomic region:
- a CDS encoding cation transport ATPase E1-E2 family (COG2217), with translation MTKDCYHCGDPVPQDCHHHVEILGQPREMCCPGCEAVAQTIVDSGLTSYYEYRTAPAEKADLVPQQLQSLLLYDHDEIQQEFVRDNENCKEASLSLDGVSCAACAWLIEKQLMREPGVVSIKVNTTTHRALLAWDPDSVKLSHLLGVIHRLGYKAAPFEADAQEQQYHRTMKGYLYRLGIAGIATMQVMMLAVALYFEIFGDLDAEFKNYLRWVSLIFATPVLLYSALPFYLNAWRNLRARTLGMDVPVSIALLFAYVASLYATVMEKGEVFFESISMFTFFLLLGRFLEMRARRHAAAASANLLKLVPAMATLEDGSQIAAKTLKVGDVVTVLPGESLPADGEIVKGQTAIDESMLTGESMPVTRTVGDAVFAGTINGDSHITLKVTKDRQNSLISNIVRLQDEAQSSKPKVAEIADIVARYFVAAILVISAATWLYWYQHRPEDALWITLAVLVATCPCALSLATPTALTCSTSSLGRLGILLRRGHVLETLCNVNQIVIDKTGTLTEGNIRLVKTQVFNNHSNEQALIIAAELERFANHPIARAFSIYREEVPLFSDVENVIGSGLKGSLDGNEWRIGKASFALELNPDKEQLLAGCDNRFQVWLSCNAELVAGFMLDDPIREDSPELIKQFQAQGMQVTMLTGDHSASAKLVADKLGVDHLEAGVSPEGKLDYLRSLDKDKVALMIGDGVNDAPVLAGAHLSVAMGGGTDIAKSSADMVLLGDQLSRILRARKLAQKTRKIIRENLAWALGYNLIILPLAVAGFVAPYIAVVGMSGSSIIVVSNSLRLLKENG, from the coding sequence ATGACGAAAGACTGTTATCACTGCGGCGATCCTGTTCCACAGGATTGCCATCACCATGTAGAAATTCTTGGCCAACCTCGTGAAATGTGCTGCCCAGGTTGTGAAGCCGTGGCACAAACCATTGTTGATAGTGGCCTCACCTCTTATTACGAGTACCGCACTGCACCGGCAGAAAAAGCAGACTTGGTACCACAGCAACTACAATCACTCCTCCTCTATGATCATGACGAAATCCAGCAAGAGTTCGTTCGTGACAACGAAAATTGCAAAGAAGCATCGCTTTCTCTCGATGGTGTATCCTGTGCAGCCTGTGCATGGCTGATTGAAAAGCAGCTGATGCGTGAGCCTGGTGTTGTGTCGATCAAGGTCAATACAACCACTCACCGAGCTCTTCTGGCTTGGGATCCTGACAGCGTCAAACTCAGCCATCTTTTGGGTGTTATTCACCGCCTAGGTTATAAAGCGGCTCCTTTTGAAGCAGACGCTCAAGAACAGCAGTACCACCGCACCATGAAGGGCTACCTCTATCGTCTTGGAATTGCTGGAATCGCCACTATGCAGGTGATGATGCTGGCAGTAGCGCTGTATTTTGAAATCTTTGGTGATTTAGATGCCGAGTTCAAAAACTACCTTCGCTGGGTAAGTTTGATTTTCGCTACACCGGTGCTTCTCTATTCTGCGCTTCCTTTTTATCTCAACGCATGGCGTAACCTGCGGGCGCGAACCCTAGGGATGGACGTCCCTGTTTCCATTGCCTTGTTGTTCGCATACGTCGCCAGCCTTTACGCTACGGTCATGGAAAAAGGCGAAGTATTCTTTGAATCGATTTCGATGTTTACATTCTTCCTTTTGCTTGGGCGTTTTCTCGAGATGCGAGCTCGTCGCCACGCTGCTGCGGCCAGTGCTAACCTGCTCAAGCTTGTTCCTGCAATGGCCACATTGGAAGATGGCTCCCAGATAGCAGCAAAAACACTGAAGGTCGGTGACGTTGTCACGGTATTGCCAGGTGAAAGCCTGCCTGCGGATGGGGAGATAGTGAAAGGCCAAACGGCCATTGATGAATCAATGCTAACCGGTGAGTCAATGCCGGTTACCAGAACCGTTGGCGATGCGGTTTTTGCCGGAACGATCAATGGCGATAGCCACATTACGCTAAAAGTCACCAAAGATCGGCAGAACTCGTTAATTTCCAATATCGTTCGCCTCCAGGACGAAGCACAGAGCTCCAAGCCCAAAGTGGCAGAGATTGCAGACATTGTCGCCCGCTATTTTGTTGCGGCCATCTTGGTTATTTCAGCGGCTACCTGGCTTTACTGGTACCAGCACCGCCCAGAAGACGCCCTCTGGATCACGCTGGCAGTATTGGTTGCAACCTGTCCGTGTGCCCTTTCCCTTGCAACGCCTACAGCGCTCACCTGCTCAACGTCTAGCTTGGGACGACTGGGGATCCTGTTACGCCGTGGTCATGTATTGGAAACCCTGTGTAATGTTAATCAGATCGTGATTGATAAAACGGGTACCCTGACAGAGGGGAATATTCGGCTCGTAAAAACACAGGTCTTCAATAACCATAGTAATGAGCAGGCCCTAATCATCGCAGCTGAATTGGAGCGTTTTGCTAATCACCCAATTGCCCGCGCATTTTCAATTTACCGCGAAGAGGTTCCCCTATTCAGTGATGTTGAGAATGTCATCGGTAGTGGCCTAAAGGGATCGCTAGATGGTAACGAGTGGCGAATTGGTAAAGCAAGTTTTGCCCTAGAGCTGAATCCCGATAAAGAGCAACTCCTTGCTGGGTGTGACAACCGCTTTCAGGTTTGGCTAAGTTGCAATGCTGAGTTAGTCGCAGGCTTTATGTTGGATGATCCAATCCGTGAAGACAGCCCTGAGCTTATCAAGCAATTTCAGGCCCAAGGGATGCAAGTTACGATGCTGACAGGCGATCATTCTGCATCAGCCAAACTTGTGGCTGATAAATTGGGTGTTGATCACCTTGAAGCCGGCGTCTCTCCGGAAGGTAAGCTGGATTACCTGAGAAGCCTAGATAAAGATAAAGTTGCCCTAATGATCGGTGATGGTGTTAACGATGCCCCTGTACTCGCTGGTGCACACCTTTCTGTCGCTATGGGTGGAGGCACGGATATAGCCAAATCATCGGCTGATATGGTATTACTGGGTGATCAGTTATCTCGCATTTTGCGTGCTAGAAAGCTGGCACAAAAAACGCGTAAGATTATCCGAGAAAACTTGGCTTGGGCGCTTGGTTACAACTTGATCATCCTGCCCCTAGCCGTCGCAGGTTTTGTGGCCCCTTATATCGCGGTCGTAGGCATGTCTGGCAGTTCTATCATCGTTGTTTCAAATTCTTTAAGGTTATTAAAAGAAAATGGCTAG
- a CDS encoding FixS-related protein (COG3197), whose product MASLYLLIPIAIVFVCIAVGIFLWAVRSEQFEDLERQGYDILFDEDESKPTESTTEKPASKISGSHGER is encoded by the coding sequence ATGGCTAGTCTTTACTTGTTAATCCCAATCGCGATTGTCTTCGTATGTATAGCCGTAGGGATTTTTCTCTGGGCTGTTCGTAGCGAGCAGTTTGAAGATCTTGAGCGACAAGGATACGACATTCTGTTTGATGAAGATGAGTCAAAACCAACCGAAAGCACTACGGAAAAGCCTGCATCTAAAATAAGTGGTTCCCATGGTGAGCGTTGA
- a CDS encoding hypothetical protein (COG2836) — MVSVDFYAAFIIGLMGAGHCLGMCGGVSAAITLGIQNNQQSSRWPYLVLYNFGRIASYMIAGAIIGGAFASLANYGGQAAALASLRLLAAAMMILLALYIGQWWHGVSKIEGLGKGLWRYLSPVAKNLLPLRTPLAAIPFGVVWGWLPCGLVYSTLSWAAVAGSATSGAAVMLAFGLGTLPAMFAVGSMASHLQKWLKNLYFKRVSALLLLAYGVHTGYIAIKQIM, encoded by the coding sequence ATGGTGAGCGTTGATTTTTATGCTGCTTTCATCATAGGCCTGATGGGGGCTGGCCACTGTTTAGGGATGTGTGGAGGTGTTTCTGCTGCTATCACCCTGGGCATACAGAACAATCAACAGTCTTCACGTTGGCCATATTTAGTGTTATATAATTTCGGCAGAATCGCGTCGTACATGATTGCCGGTGCGATTATCGGTGGTGCATTTGCAAGCTTGGCAAACTATGGTGGGCAAGCTGCAGCTCTAGCATCACTGCGCTTGCTTGCAGCGGCTATGATGATCTTGCTTGCGTTATATATAGGCCAATGGTGGCATGGTGTCAGCAAAATCGAGGGGTTGGGTAAAGGTCTATGGCGATATCTATCACCGGTAGCCAAGAACCTGCTACCTTTACGTACCCCATTAGCCGCTATCCCCTTCGGCGTGGTTTGGGGGTGGTTACCATGCGGATTGGTGTACTCCACATTGAGTTGGGCTGCCGTTGCAGGCAGTGCCACATCAGGTGCTGCCGTGATGCTGGCCTTTGGATTGGGTACATTGCCTGCTATGTTCGCGGTAGGTTCAATGGCAAGTCACCTGCAAAAGTGGCTTAAAAATCTTTACTTTAAGAGAGTGAGCGCCTTGCTGTTATTGGCCTACGGGGTTCATACTGGTTATATCGCAATCAAACAAATAATGTAG
- a CDS encoding fumarate/nitrate reduction transcriptional regulator (COG0664), whose product MISDKLTTKRIQSGGCAIHCQDCSISQLCIPFTLNESELDQLDQIIERKKPIQKGQELFKAGDELKSLYAIRSGTIKSYTITEQGDEQITAFHLAGDLVGFDAINEMMHPSFAQSLETSMVCEIPFEILDDLSGKMPKLRQQIMRLMSNEIKGDQEMILLLSKKNAEERLAAFLYNLSLRFSQRGFSPREFRLTMTRGDIGNYLGLTVETISRLLGRFQKSEMLSVKGKYITILNHEELAKLAGVNKNTIA is encoded by the coding sequence ATGATTTCAGACAAACTAACAACCAAACGTATCCAATCAGGCGGATGTGCGATCCACTGTCAGGATTGCAGCATCAGTCAGTTGTGTATTCCATTTACGTTGAATGAGTCTGAGCTAGATCAGCTAGATCAAATTATCGAACGCAAGAAGCCCATCCAGAAAGGCCAAGAGCTTTTCAAAGCCGGTGATGAGCTAAAATCGCTATATGCAATTCGTTCGGGTACCATCAAGAGCTACACCATTACTGAGCAAGGTGATGAGCAAATCACTGCCTTTCACTTGGCCGGCGATCTAGTCGGTTTCGATGCTATCAATGAAATGATGCACCCGAGTTTTGCCCAGTCTTTGGAAACGTCGATGGTATGTGAAATTCCGTTTGAAATTCTGGATGATCTGTCAGGGAAAATGCCAAAACTTCGTCAGCAAATCATGCGTCTGATGAGTAATGAGATTAAAGGTGATCAGGAAATGATTTTGCTGCTCTCCAAAAAGAATGCCGAGGAGCGCCTTGCAGCCTTCTTGTACAACTTATCTCTTCGTTTTTCACAGCGCGGCTTCTCTCCGCGTGAATTCCGCCTTACGATGACACGTGGTGATATCGGGAACTATTTAGGCCTAACCGTTGAAACAATCAGCCGTTTACTCGGCCGTTTCCAGAAGTCTGAAATGTTGAGTGTCAAAGGTAAGTACATCACGATCCTTAACCACGAAGAACTAGCGAAGCTTGCTGGTGTAAACAAAAACACCATCGCTTAA
- a CDS encoding universal stress protein UspE (COG0589) encodes MTKYSNILVVADPAQDHQPALSRAIHLARRSDDVKITLFLAIYDFSYEMTSMLSADERQAMRRGVVMQREEWLKDLIRPYTDDGFNIQLTVVWHNRPYEAIIAEIFSNHHDLLIKATHDHDKIGSVIFTPTDWHLLRKCPCPVLMVKDHIWPENGKILASVNLAADDETHEQLNDAIVEEAKSIADLLGAEVNLVNAYPATPVNITIELPEFDPASYTDAVRGHHLKSMKALRHKHGLPEEQTHVLEGLPEDIIPQVAEDIDAELVILGTTGRTGLSAVFIGNTAEHTIDSLNCDLLALKPEGYISPLSPNLP; translated from the coding sequence ATGACCAAGTACAGCAATATCCTCGTTGTTGCCGATCCTGCACAGGATCATCAACCAGCATTGTCTCGCGCTATACACCTTGCTCGTCGCTCAGACGATGTAAAAATTACCCTTTTCCTTGCAATCTATGACTTCTCCTACGAGATGACCTCGATGCTCTCAGCAGATGAGCGCCAGGCGATGCGCCGCGGTGTCGTGATGCAACGAGAAGAATGGCTCAAAGATTTAATCCGTCCTTACACGGACGACGGTTTCAACATCCAGCTCACGGTTGTCTGGCATAACCGACCTTATGAAGCCATCATTGCGGAGATCTTTAGCAACCACCACGACCTGCTCATCAAAGCAACCCATGATCACGATAAAATTGGCTCGGTGATTTTCACCCCTACTGATTGGCACCTGCTACGCAAGTGCCCTTGTCCAGTACTGATGGTGAAGGATCACATTTGGCCAGAAAACGGAAAAATCCTCGCAAGCGTGAATCTTGCCGCTGATGATGAAACTCATGAACAACTTAACGACGCCATTGTCGAAGAGGCAAAATCCATCGCCGATCTGCTCGGGGCTGAAGTTAATTTGGTGAATGCGTATCCTGCAACCCCAGTTAACATCACGATTGAACTGCCAGAGTTTGACCCGGCTTCTTATACCGATGCCGTCAGGGGGCATCATCTTAAGTCTATGAAAGCTCTTCGTCACAAGCACGGATTACCCGAAGAGCAGACCCATGTTCTTGAAGGGTTGCCTGAAGATATTATTCCCCAGGTAGCGGAAGATATCGATGCAGAGCTAGTGATTTTAGGAACAACTGGTCGAACTGGACTGTCTGCAGTTTTCATTGGTAATACTGCTGAACATACCATCGACAGTCTAAATTGCGACTTGCTAGCACTGAAGCCCGAAGGCTATATCAGCCCTTTGAGCCCTAACCTGCCTTAA